TCAGCGTGGTGGAGCAGCAGGCGGCACGCCGCGCGCTGCTGCCCGCCTATGTGGCCGAGCGGCTGGCACCGCTGGGCCTGCAAGCGCGTGTGAGCGAGCTGCAGCTGGCGGCCGGGCTGGACGAGCTGGACTGGGGCGGCATCGAGCTTGTGATCGAATGCATCCCCGAGCAGCTGCCCCTCAAGCAGGCCTTGTTCGCCGCGCTGCAGCGGCGCGCGCGACCCGATTGCCTGCTCACCAGCAACAGCTCGAGCTTCCCCATCAGCGCGATCGCCGCGGGCCTGCCCACGCAGCAGCGCATGCTGGGCCTGCACTACTTCATGCCGGCGCATCTGGTGCCCCTGGTGGAGGTGGTGCTGGGCCCGCTGAGCGATTCCGCACTGGCCGAGCAGCTGGCCGAGGCCATGCGTGGCTGCGGCCTGGTGCCGGTGCTGGTGCGCAAGGACAAGCCCGGCTTCCTGGCCAACCGCCTGCAGCATGCGCTGGCGCGCGAGGCCTTTGCCCTCATCGACGAGGGCGTCGCCAGCGCCGAGGACGTGGATGCCGCGGTGCGCTTCGGTTTCGGCTTCCGCTTTCTCGCCGCCGGCCCGGTGCTGCAGCGCGACCATGCGGGCCTGGACGTGCATTGCGCCGCCGCCGCCACCATGTACCCGACGCTCAGCAATGCCAGCGAACCTTCCGCCGCGCTGCGCGAGCGCGTGGCCCAGGGCCGCCTGGGCATGAAGACGGGCGGCGGCTTCTACGACTGGCCGCCCGAGCGCCGTGCCGCCGAACGGGCGCGTTATGACGCGCTGCTGACGCAAGGCCTGGCCCTGCTGGCCGCCGAGCTGCCGCCGCTGCGCGGCGCACCCGGGGAGGCCGCGTGAACGAGCCGCTCATCATCACGGTGGCGCCCAACGGCGCCTACAAGCAGCCCGGCGACCATGCCCAGCTGCCGATCACGCCGGCGACGCTGGCCGCCACCGCCAAGCGCTGCTGCGATGCCGGCGCGGCCATGCTGCACCTGCATATCCGCGATGCCGCCGGGCGCCACAGCCTGGATGTGGAGGGCTATCGCGAGGCCTTGCGCGTGGTGCGCGCGGCGGTGGGCGATGCGATGGTGCTGCAGGTCACCAGCGAGGCGGCCAAGGTCTACCGCGCGCCGCAGCAGATCGCGATGGTGCGCGAGCTGCGGCCCGAGGCGGTGTCGGTGGGCCTGCGCGAGCTGGACCAGCCCGAGATCGGCGAGGCCGGCCTGGCGGCCTTCTTCGGCTGGCTGGCGGCCGAGCGCATCATGACCCAGGTGATCGTCTACGACGTCGCCGACCTGCAGCGCTGGCAGGTGCTGCGCGCCACCGGCCTGATCCCCGACGCGCCCTGGTTGCTGCTCTTCGTGCTGGGCCGTTACAGCGCCGGCCAGGTCTCGTCGCCGCAGGATCTGCTGCCCTTTGTGCAGGCGCACCAGGGGCCTGAGCCCTGGGCGGTGTGCGCCTTCGGCGCCGCCGAGCATGCCTGCATGACGGCCGCCGCGGCGCTGGGCGGCCATGTGCGCGTGGGTTTCGAGAACAACCTCTATCTCAAGGACGGCAGCCTGGCGCCCGACAACGCCGCCCTGGTGCAGCAGGTGGCGCAGAGCGCCGCCGTGCTGGGCCGGCCGCTGGCCAGCGCGGCCTGGCTGCGCGCGCGCTTGCTGCCCTGAATCCCTACAAAACCACCGGAGACAAGCCCATGCACCGTCGACACCTGCTCAGCGCCGCGGCGCTCGCCCTGCTCGCCGCCAGCGGCGCGGCCCAGGCCCAGGAGGCCTATCCCTCCAAGCCGATCCGCTTCATCGTGCCCTACCCGCCGGGCGGACCTACCGATTTGATGGCGCGGCTGCTGCAACCCGAGCTGCAGCAGCGCCTGGGCGTCACCATCGTGATCGAGAACCGGGGCGGCGCGGGCGGCAATGTGGGCACGGCCGAAGTGGCGCGCCAGGCCCCCGCCGACGGCTACACCCTGCTGCTGGCGGCCAGCGGCCCGATGGCGGTGAACCAGAGCCTGTTCAAGAGCCTGAGCTACAGCCCGCTCACCGATCTGGTGCCGGTGATCCAGCTCTCCTCCTTCCCGCTGGTGCTGGAGGTGCACCCCTCGCTGGGCATCAAGACGGTGAAGGAGTTCCTGGCGCTGACCGGCAAACCCGGCGAGGGCCTGAGCTTCGCCTCGGCCGGCAGCGGCACGCCCCAGCACCTGGCCGGCGAGATCTACAACAAGGCGGTGGGCGCGAAGCTCAGTCACATCCCCTACCGCGGCGCCGGCCCGGCGCTGAACGATCTGCTGGGCGGCCAGGTGAAGGTGATGTTCGACGTGCTGGGCAGCTCGTTGCCGCACATCAACAGCGGCAAGCTGGTGCCGCTGGCGGTGACCTCGGCGCAGCGCAGCCCAGCGCTGCCGAACGTGCCGACGCTGGCGGAGTCGGGCCTGGCGAACTTCGAGGTCACCGCCTGGCATGGCATCGCGATGCGTGCCGGCACGCCGGCGGCCCATGTGCAAAAGCTCAACAGCACCCTGCTGGCGATCTTCAAGGAGCCCGCCTTCCGCAAGAAATGGGAGCAGCTGGGCACGCCGGTGGTGGCCGGCAGCGCCGAGAGCTTCGGCCAGCTGATACGCACCGAGTCGGTCCGACTGGGTCGGGTGGTGCGCGAATCTGGCGCCACGGCGGACTGATATTGGTATTTGATTGGCATTCAATTTCGGGTAGGCTTGCGGCCTCTGCCCGGAATCCATGCCATGCGCCGACTGTTTCTTGTTGCACTCGCCGCCAGCCTCAGCCTGCTGGCACCCCGCACCCAGGCTCAGCCTGCGGCCGAGGCGCTGTTTGCCGCCAAGGCGCTCGACTTCGAGCGCACCAGCGCCAAGGTGGTGGGCGCCTATGTGGCGAACTGGCAGCCGCTGGCCCAGGTGGAGGCGATTCCCACGGGCAGCCTGAGCCACATCCTCTACGCCTTCCTGCGCCTGTGTGGCCCGGGCCAATTGCCGGCCGATGCGGTGCGCTGCGAGGGACGGCAGGATTTCCAGCTCGCCAGCAGCGAGGTCGATCGTCGCTTTGACGCGGCCTTTGCCCGTCTGAAGACGCGCGCACCGCAGCTCAAGGTGCTGGCCTCGGTGGGCGGCTGGGGCGGCTCGGACCCCTTCTTTCATCTGGCCAACGACGCCGCGCGGCGCGCCGTGTTCGCGGCCTCGGTGCAGCAGTTTCTGCGCGAGCACCCGGCCTTCGACGGTGTCGATATCGATTGGGAACACCCGGGCGGCAATGGCGCGGCGAACGGCGTGCCGCTCGGCAGCCCGGCCGATGGCCAGGGCTATGCGGACCTGATGCTGGACCTGCGCCGCGCGCTCGACCGGCTGACGGCCGAGACCGGCCGCCTCTACCTGCTCAGCACGGCCGTCAACAGCACGCAGGCGATCGTGCGGCGCGTCAACTTCCGCCAGGCGGCGCCGGCGCTGGACCTGGTGTTCATGATGACCTACGACTTCTACGGCGGCTGGAGCAGCGGCGCAGGCCATCACAGTGGCCTGCGCAGCTCGGCGCCCGGTGCCGACGACAGCCTCGAGCGCTCGGTGCAGAACCTGGTGGAGGCCGGCGTGCCCAAGAGCAAGCTGGTGGCCGGTGTGGCGATGTACGGGCGCGGCTTCAGCGGCGTGGCCAGGCCCGTCAGCGGCGCGGCCAAGGCTGCGGTCTATCCCGGGGCCGACGGCTCGGCCGGTTACCGCGAGATCGCGCAGCGCTATCTGGGCCCGCGGGGTCAGGGCTTGCGCGGCTACCGCGCCTTGTTCGACGCGCAGACCCAGGCCTGGAGCCTCTACCACCCGGGGCTGAAGCTCTGGATGAGCTATGACGATCCGCGCGCGGTGCTGGCCAAGGGCCGCTTCGTCACCGAGCAGGGCCTGGCCGGCCTGTTCGCCTGGGAATTGAGCCAGGACAACGGCGCCATCCTGAATGCGATGAACCGCGGCCTCGGGCACCTCGCCCTGCCCTGAGCCTGCGCCGCTGCGGCCGGGCTCAGCGCAGGCCGTAGCGGCCGCGGATCTCCTTGAGCACGCCGCGCTCTTCCAGCTGCTGCAAGGCATTGCCGATGGCGCGCGCATCGGCCTCGCTGACCGACTTCTTGCTGAGCATCAGGTGCACCGGCTCGCGGGCCGGCACAAAGGGCAGCTCCACCAGCTCCAGGCCGCGCTGGGCGGCCTCGTACAGGGTGGCGCCGCGGTCGGCCATGAGAATCTCGCCGCGCGCGGCCAGCAGCATGCTGAGGCCCTGGCGCGTGTTCTCGTACTGGGAAATCAGCTTGGCCTGCTGCAACTGCGGCAGCAGGGTGGCGTACTCGACGCCGAACCAGCCCAGGTTCTGCGTCACCAGCGGCACGCGGCGCTGCAGCACGGCGCCGAAGCCGTCCAGTTCGCGCAAGGCCGCGGCCCTGGCCGGCAGCGCGAACCAGGCGGTGGTCTCCATGCGGTAGGGCGGCGTGAACCAGGCCACCTCGCGGCGCTCCACGGTTTCGCTGGCGGCCAGCAGGATGTCCAGCTCGCCGGCCAGGAACATCGCATAGCGGCGCTTGCGCGGCAGGTCGGGCACGATTTCCAGCTGGCAGCCGGCCTGCTGCAGGATGGCGCGCAGCAGCTCGGGCTCGGCGCCGCTGGCCGCGCCGCGCGCATCGCGCAGGATGTAGGGCGGGAACTGACCCATCGCCACACGCAGCGGGCGATCACAGGCCGAGGCGGCCGGGGCGCAGAGCGCCATGAGCAAGGCCAGCAGTTCCAGCCATCGCCGGCCTGCTTGCCAGCACCGCGCTTGCATCTCTAGATCCGGAAAATGACAACAGCTGCAGTGTATCGAGCCATCGGCTGCCCGATACTGGCCGGATATCACGAACCCGCCCGCCGCCATGACCGTCTGGGACGCCCACGCCTGCCTGCCACTGCATCCCGATGCCAGCCTGGCGCCGCTGCAGGCCTATGCCGCCGAGGGGGTGGACTACGTGTCCATCAACGTCGGCATGGACATGAATCCGCTGGAGCAGGTGATGGCGGTGATCGCCGCATTCCGGACCCGCATCGCCGCCGAACCCGCTCGCTATGCCCTGGTGCACCGGCTGGCCGAGCTGGACGCCGCCCGCGCCGCCGGCCGGCTGGCGCTGGGCTTCGACCTCGAGGGCAGCCTGCCGCTGCTGGGCCGGCCCGAGATGGTGGCCCTGTACAGCAGCCTGGGGGTGAACCAGATCCACTTCGCCTACAACCGCAACAACGCGGTGGCGGGCGGCTGCCACGACGAGGAGCAGGGCCTGACCCCGCTGGGCCGGCGCATGGTGGAGGCCGTCAATGCCGCGGGCATGCTGATGGACTGCTCGCACACCGGCCGGCGCTGCAGCCTGGACATCATGGCGGCCTCGGCGGCGCCGGTGATCTTCAGCCATGCCAACCCGCTGGCGCTGGTGGCGCATGGCCGCAATGTCAGCGATGCGCAGATCCGCGCCTGTGCGGCCACCGGTGGGGTGGTGTGCATCTCGGGCGTATCGGCCTTTCTGGGCAGCGCGGCGCCGAATGCGGCCGATGTGGCCCGCCACGCCGCCTATGTGGCCGGGTTGGTGGGTGTGGCCCATGTGGGCCTGGGGCTGGACATCGGTTTCTCCGAGCCGGGCCTGGACGATCGTCCACCCGGCCGCTTCGATCCCGGCTACTGGTGGCCCGCCGCGGCCGGCTATGGCGCGGCGCTGGGCGGCATTCGCTACACGCCGGTGCAGGCCTGGGGTCAGATCTTGCCGGCGCTGCAGGCCGAGGGCTTCAGCGCGGCCGACGCGGCGCTGGTGATGGGCGGCAATATGCGGCGCGTGGCCGCGCAGGTATGGGGCTGAGCCGCAGCCATGAGGCCGGCTGAGGCCGTGCGGCAGCGTACAGACGCGACCGGCGCAGGGCTGCAGCATCGGGCCTTTGATGGCAGGAGTTCGATAT
This portion of the Paucibacter sediminis genome encodes:
- a CDS encoding 3-hydroxyacyl-CoA dehydrogenase family protein, which codes for MGADVAVVLLRGGFAVSVVEQQAARRALLPAYVAERLAPLGLQARVSELQLAAGLDELDWGGIELVIECIPEQLPLKQALFAALQRRARPDCLLTSNSSSFPISAIAAGLPTQQRMLGLHYFMPAHLVPLVEVVLGPLSDSALAEQLAEAMRGCGLVPVLVRKDKPGFLANRLQHALAREAFALIDEGVASAEDVDAAVRFGFGFRFLAAGPVLQRDHAGLDVHCAAAATMYPTLSNASEPSAALRERVAQGRLGMKTGGGFYDWPPERRAAERARYDALLTQGLALLAAELPPLRGAPGEAA
- a CDS encoding 3-keto-5-aminohexanoate cleavage protein; translated protein: MNEPLIITVAPNGAYKQPGDHAQLPITPATLAATAKRCCDAGAAMLHLHIRDAAGRHSLDVEGYREALRVVRAAVGDAMVLQVTSEAAKVYRAPQQIAMVRELRPEAVSVGLRELDQPEIGEAGLAAFFGWLAAERIMTQVIVYDVADLQRWQVLRATGLIPDAPWLLLFVLGRYSAGQVSSPQDLLPFVQAHQGPEPWAVCAFGAAEHACMTAAAALGGHVRVGFENNLYLKDGSLAPDNAALVQQVAQSAAVLGRPLASAAWLRARLLP
- a CDS encoding Bug family tripartite tricarboxylate transporter substrate binding protein, which encodes MHRRHLLSAAALALLAASGAAQAQEAYPSKPIRFIVPYPPGGPTDLMARLLQPELQQRLGVTIVIENRGGAGGNVGTAEVARQAPADGYTLLLAASGPMAVNQSLFKSLSYSPLTDLVPVIQLSSFPLVLEVHPSLGIKTVKEFLALTGKPGEGLSFASAGSGTPQHLAGEIYNKAVGAKLSHIPYRGAGPALNDLLGGQVKVMFDVLGSSLPHINSGKLVPLAVTSAQRSPALPNVPTLAESGLANFEVTAWHGIAMRAGTPAAHVQKLNSTLLAIFKEPAFRKKWEQLGTPVVAGSAESFGQLIRTESVRLGRVVRESGATAD
- a CDS encoding glycoside hydrolase family 18 protein, with product MRRLFLVALAASLSLLAPRTQAQPAAEALFAAKALDFERTSAKVVGAYVANWQPLAQVEAIPTGSLSHILYAFLRLCGPGQLPADAVRCEGRQDFQLASSEVDRRFDAAFARLKTRAPQLKVLASVGGWGGSDPFFHLANDAARRAVFAASVQQFLREHPAFDGVDIDWEHPGGNGAANGVPLGSPADGQGYADLMLDLRRALDRLTAETGRLYLLSTAVNSTQAIVRRVNFRQAAPALDLVFMMTYDFYGGWSSGAGHHSGLRSSAPGADDSLERSVQNLVEAGVPKSKLVAGVAMYGRGFSGVARPVSGAAKAAVYPGADGSAGYREIAQRYLGPRGQGLRGYRALFDAQTQAWSLYHPGLKLWMSYDDPRAVLAKGRFVTEQGLAGLFAWELSQDNGAILNAMNRGLGHLALP
- a CDS encoding substrate-binding periplasmic protein, with amino-acid sequence MALCAPAASACDRPLRVAMGQFPPYILRDARGAASGAEPELLRAILQQAGCQLEIVPDLPRKRRYAMFLAGELDILLAASETVERREVAWFTPPYRMETTAWFALPARAAALRELDGFGAVLQRRVPLVTQNLGWFGVEYATLLPQLQQAKLISQYENTRQGLSMLLAARGEILMADRGATLYEAAQRGLELVELPFVPAREPVHLMLSKKSVSEADARAIGNALQQLEERGVLKEIRGRYGLR
- a CDS encoding dipeptidase, with translation MTVWDAHACLPLHPDASLAPLQAYAAEGVDYVSINVGMDMNPLEQVMAVIAAFRTRIAAEPARYALVHRLAELDAARAAGRLALGFDLEGSLPLLGRPEMVALYSSLGVNQIHFAYNRNNAVAGGCHDEEQGLTPLGRRMVEAVNAAGMLMDCSHTGRRCSLDIMAASAAPVIFSHANPLALVAHGRNVSDAQIRACAATGGVVCISGVSAFLGSAAPNAADVARHAAYVAGLVGVAHVGLGLDIGFSEPGLDDRPPGRFDPGYWWPAAAGYGAALGGIRYTPVQAWGQILPALQAEGFSAADAALVMGGNMRRVAAQVWG